In Cotesia glomerata isolate CgM1 linkage group LG1, MPM_Cglom_v2.3, whole genome shotgun sequence, one genomic interval encodes:
- the LOC123264717 gene encoding uncharacterized protein LOC123264717 isoform X4: protein MAERRTEHIVMTPKSKTAKSTTLIIERQALDHPENTNNQQDVHIAGGDHKGIVINKHAVAVSNGINDPAHVCLEFRVFLVSAQTKKHTQESRTLQFWFINSLSEAEHPSVAQEFFRELVSPQEFPRDYVGFIKKIMKLMQHKYSSIKKLEVELKQLEEPITLPTRPLSADETIMGQSVELTSEKVLELIESAYPNPVTVIDIAKQYNWEPNEVEAIMNELQTKGLVKAMEHGAFTRVAHEDTQIKVVKQMPKMASAKQPTIAIITAQYCEKLAVDSMIENKETFVRYTTVGESNVYTLGNIGDHRIVCTKLPRVGHEREAMTAAGNTTTRLLGTFQKVDYVFLVGVGGGVPHYTDYNKHVRLGDVVVSYPTPMTKKYVYIYCEGAKHNEEDGSYHFDTKEYCPVNLGLQDLAMNIKKQAEDESNVPWKKYLKEGLENLDNLQSEHDFKQPPLESDKLYMAIGDRDVIEVAHPAAPQDTANKRMIGCPRMHLASIASGRLISRDDQLRQKFASRFGCLAFDGEMDAVVESILGNCRDSFAVVRGICDYKDGSRGKEWQPYAALAAASVVKSIICSMDPPTNV from the exons ATGGCTGAAAGAAGAACTG AGCACATTGTGATGACGCCTAAGTCTAAGACGGCTAAATCTACCAcattaattattgaacgtCAGGCACTGGATCATCCGGAGAATACTAACAATCAGCAAGATGTTCATATCGCTGGTGGTGACCACAAAGGAATAGTCATCAATAAACACGCAGTTGCTG TTTCAAATGGAATCAACGATCCAGCACATGTTTGTCTTGAGTTTCGGGTATTTTTAGTTAGCGCGCAAACTAAAAAACATACGCAAGAATCTCGTACTCTAcaattttggtttattaatTCTTTATCTGAAGCGGAACATCCAAGTGTTGCTCAAGAGTTTTTTCGGGAACTTGTTAGTCCCCAAGAATTTCCtagag attacGTGggcttcataaaaaaaataatgaaattaatgcAGCACAAATACTCGAGCATAAAAAAGCTCGAAGTCGAACTGAAACAACTGGAAGAACCAATTACATTACCAACCAGGCCGT tgtcGGCCGATGAGACAATAATGGGCCAGTCTGTTGAGTTGACATCTGAGAAAGTCTTGGAATTAATTGAATCAGCCTATCCAAATCCTGTAACTGTAATTGATATTGCTaa acaaTACAATTGGGAACCAAATGAAGTTGAAGCGATAATGAACGAACTACAAACTAAAGGATTAGTAAAAGCAATGGAACATGGAGCGTTTACCCGAGTGGCTCATGAAGATACGCAAATAAAGGTTGTTAAACAAATGCCAAAAATGGCCAGCGCTAAACAACCAACAATAGCAATTATCACCGCTCAGTACTGTGAAAAACTTGCGGTAGATTCGATGATTGAAAACAAGGAAACTTTTGTTCGTTATACTACTGTTg gaGAGTCAAATGTTTATACGCTGGGTAATATTGGAGATCATCGGATAGTCTGCACAAAATTACCACGAGTTGGTCATGAGAGAGAAGCTATGACTGCTGCGGGAAATACAACGACGCGGTTATtag gaACATTCCAAAAAGTCGATTACGTCTTTTTGGTGGGAGTCGGTGGTGGAGTACCTCATTACACCGATTACAATAAGCACGTGCGCTTAGGAGACGTTGTTGTATCTTACCCAACACCAATGACTAAAAAATACGTGTATATTTACTGCGAAGGTGCGAAACACAATGAAGAAGACGGTAGTTATCATTTTGATACCAAAGAGTACTGTCCTGTTAATTTGGGGCTTCAAGATTTGGcgatgaatattaaaaaacag GCCGAAGACGAATCAAATGTACcgtggaaaaaatatttaaaagaagGCCTTGAGAACCTAGACAATCTTCAATCAGAGCACGACTTCAAACAACCGCCTCTGGAATCAGATAAATTATATATGGCCATTGGGGACCGGGATGTAATCGAAGTCGCACATCCGGCCGCTCCACAAGACACTGCGAACAAAAG GATGATTGGATGCCCTCGCATGCACTTGGCATCAATTGCTTCCGGTAGACTGATATCCCGAGACGATCAATTGAGGCAGAAATTCGCATCAAGATTCGGATGTCTCGCATTTGATGGGGAAATGGATGCCGTCGTTGAAAGTATTCTCGGAAATTGCAGAGATAGCTTCGCTGTGGTAAGGGGAATTTGTGATTACAAAGATGGTTCTCGGGGCAAAGAATGGCAACCCTATGCTGCGCTTGCCGCTGCTAGTGTTGTCAAGTCGATTATTTGTTCGATGGACCCGCCGACTAAtgtttaa
- the LOC123275337 gene encoding essential MCU regulator, mitochondrial: protein MSVSNLRQVIWKLNSLKMTNLKYHTQTSSITTRSGAILPEPKTQPLGWVGVIAGVSLGLLIGATISKNIANFLEENDLFVPSDDDGDDD from the coding sequence atgtcgGTCTCAAATCTAAGACAAGTAATCTGGAAATTGAATAGCTTGAAGatgacaaatttaaaataccaCACGCAAACGAGTTCAATAACTACCAGATCCGGAGCCATCCTTCCTGAGCCTAAGACCCAGCCACTTGGATGGGTTGGAGTTATTGCTGGAGTATCCCTGGGGCTTCTTATTGGAGCAACAATTAGTAAAAACATAGCCAATTTCTtagaagaaaatgatttatttgttcCATCCGATGACGACGGCGATGAtgattaa
- the LOC123268223 gene encoding putative inorganic phosphate cotransporter: MSIRDVLNCRDVLWWMVFSGLGVNFMLRVNLNLVLVATAKQSETPVVSQCGEVMNNTFIKSVNNFSLANNETEEIKQVQYSEYEQGLAIGAYYWIHWLSEIPGGVLARKYGTKMIFGVGNLLAAIFGVFLSVTMQYSLYSLIFIRVLQGLVAGVAYPATHDLTAKWIPQKERSKFVSAYMGGSVGIALTYPLSGFIIDYLGWESVFYITSVLGIIWWFLWISFVYDTPQQHPRISEKEKKYILDNLGTSVDHSNRNLAIPWSQILTSWPVWTSVLSNWGAVWGYFTLMAQAPAYFKFIHGWSVEKTGIFSGLPHFLTMFFSWIFAHMSDWLLQTERLTLTEVRKLATIVSSGLPSFLILGLAFSGCYPVLAVILIMGGIASAGAVTSGPLSNLVDLSPNYASILLGICGLVIDIAGFVSPIIVGFLTNDNQTIGQWRLIFIIAFLNMGICCLIFCIWGTAEEQSWNQYHTVSKNEEDYKISIELKPQLNNHNK, encoded by the exons ATGTCTATCAgag atgTATTAAACTGCCGGGACGTTTTATGGTGGATGGTTTTTTCCGGTCTGGGTGTCAATTTTATGCTGAGAGTTAATTTGAACCTCGTACTTGTTGCTACTGCTAAACAATCTGAAACTCCGGTTGTATCACAATGTGGAGAAGTTATGAACAATACATTTATCAAgagtgtaaataatttttcattggcTAATAATGAAACTGAAGAAATTAAG CAAGTTCAGTACTCAGAATATGAGCAAGGTCTTGCAATTGGTGCCTACTACTGGATCCACTGGTTAAGTGAAATTCCCGGAGGAGTTTTGGCCCGTAAATATGGAactaaaatgatttttggagTCGGCAATTTATTAGCCGccatttttggagtttttttgTCTGTCACTATGCAATATAGTCTTTACAGTCTTATTTTCATTCGCGTATTGCAAGGATTAGTCGCT gGCGTTGCATATCCTGCGACTCATGATCTAACGGCAAAATGGATTCCTCAGAAGGAAAGAAGTAAATTTGTGAGCGCTTATATgg gcGGAAGTGTTGGAATTGCTCTTACATATCCATTGAGTGGATTTATTATCGATTACCTAGGTTGGGAGTCAGTATTTTATATAACTTCAGTTTTAGGCATCATTTG GTGGTTCTTATGGATTAGTTTTGTCTACGACACTCCACAACAGCATCCCAGAATATCAGAAAAAGAAAAGAAGTACATCCTAGATAATTTAGGCACATCCGTAGACCATTCCAACCGGAATTTAGCAATTCCATGGAGTCAAATTTTGACATCCTGGCCAGTATGGACTTCAGTTCTGTCAAACTGGGGCGCAGTTTGGGGTTACTTCACTCTGATGGCGCAAGCGCCGGCTTACTTCAAATTTATCCATGGCTGGAGTGTTGAAAAA ACGGGAATATTTTCTGGGCTTCCTCACTTTCTGACGATGTTCTTCAGCTGGATATTCGCCCATATGAGCGACTGGCTGCTCCAAACCGAAAGACTGACTCTAACTGAGGTCAGAAAACTCGCGACTATTGTCAGTTCAGGGCTGCCTAGTTTTCTAATCCTGGGGCTTGCATTCAGCGGGTGTTATCCTGTACTTGCAGTGATTCTTATAATGGGAGGAATCGCCTCAGCCGGCGCTGTAACTTCGGGACCCCTCTCTAATCTCGTTGACCTCAGTCCGAATTACGCAAGTATTCTTCTCGGTATCTGTGGCCTTGTTATTGACATTGCTGGCTTTGTTTCTCCGATTATTGTTggatttttaacaaatgataac caaACTATTGGACAGTGgcgtttaatttttataatcgcATTCTTAAACATGGGAATTTGCTGCCTTATTTTCTGTATCTGGGGCACTGCCGAAGAGCAATCATGGAACCAGTATCACACAGTCTCAAAAAACGAagaagattataaaatttccatTGAACTTAAGCcacaattaaataatcacaATAAATGA
- the LOC123264717 gene encoding uncharacterized protein LOC123264717 isoform X2, producing the protein MAERRTEHIVMTPKSKTAKSTTLIIERQALDHPENTNNQQDVHIAGGDHKGIVINKHAVAVSNGINDPAHVCLEFRVFLVSAQTKKHTQESRTLQFWFINSLSEAEHPSVAQEFFRELVSPQEFPRDYVGFIKKIMKLMQHKYSSIKKLEVELKQLEEPITLPTRPSQTGYSLFTLPRSKKSVRIAVSADETIMGQSVELTSEKVLELIESAYPNPVTVIDIAKQYNWEPNEVEAIMNELQTKGLVKAMEHGAFTRVAHEDTQIKVVKQMPKMASAKQPTIAIITAQYCEKLAVDSMIENKETFVRYTTVGESNVYTLGNIGDHRIVCTKLPRVGHEREAMTAAGNTTTRLLGTFQKVDYVFLVGVGGGVPHYTDYNKHVRLGDVVVSYPTPMTKKYVYIYCEGAKHNEEDGSYHFDTKEYCPVNLGLQDLAMNIKKQAEDESNVPWKKYLKEGLENLDNLQSEHDFKQPPLESDKLYMAIGDRDVIEVAHPAAPQDTANKRMIGCPRMHLASIASGRLISRDDQLRQKFASRFGCLAFDGEMDAVVESILGNCRDSFAVVRGICDYKDGSRGKEWQPYAALAAASVVKSIICSMDPPTNV; encoded by the exons ATGGCTGAAAGAAGAACTG AGCACATTGTGATGACGCCTAAGTCTAAGACGGCTAAATCTACCAcattaattattgaacgtCAGGCACTGGATCATCCGGAGAATACTAACAATCAGCAAGATGTTCATATCGCTGGTGGTGACCACAAAGGAATAGTCATCAATAAACACGCAGTTGCTG TTTCAAATGGAATCAACGATCCAGCACATGTTTGTCTTGAGTTTCGGGTATTTTTAGTTAGCGCGCAAACTAAAAAACATACGCAAGAATCTCGTACTCTAcaattttggtttattaatTCTTTATCTGAAGCGGAACATCCAAGTGTTGCTCAAGAGTTTTTTCGGGAACTTGTTAGTCCCCAAGAATTTCCtagag attacGTGggcttcataaaaaaaataatgaaattaatgcAGCACAAATACTCGAGCATAAAAAAGCTCGAAGTCGAACTGAAACAACTGGAAGAACCAATTACATTACCAACCAGGCCGT CTCAAACTGGCTACTCTCTGTTCACACTTCCTCGGTCTAAGAAAAGTGTGCGGATAGCAG tgtcGGCCGATGAGACAATAATGGGCCAGTCTGTTGAGTTGACATCTGAGAAAGTCTTGGAATTAATTGAATCAGCCTATCCAAATCCTGTAACTGTAATTGATATTGCTaa acaaTACAATTGGGAACCAAATGAAGTTGAAGCGATAATGAACGAACTACAAACTAAAGGATTAGTAAAAGCAATGGAACATGGAGCGTTTACCCGAGTGGCTCATGAAGATACGCAAATAAAGGTTGTTAAACAAATGCCAAAAATGGCCAGCGCTAAACAACCAACAATAGCAATTATCACCGCTCAGTACTGTGAAAAACTTGCGGTAGATTCGATGATTGAAAACAAGGAAACTTTTGTTCGTTATACTACTGTTg gaGAGTCAAATGTTTATACGCTGGGTAATATTGGAGATCATCGGATAGTCTGCACAAAATTACCACGAGTTGGTCATGAGAGAGAAGCTATGACTGCTGCGGGAAATACAACGACGCGGTTATtag gaACATTCCAAAAAGTCGATTACGTCTTTTTGGTGGGAGTCGGTGGTGGAGTACCTCATTACACCGATTACAATAAGCACGTGCGCTTAGGAGACGTTGTTGTATCTTACCCAACACCAATGACTAAAAAATACGTGTATATTTACTGCGAAGGTGCGAAACACAATGAAGAAGACGGTAGTTATCATTTTGATACCAAAGAGTACTGTCCTGTTAATTTGGGGCTTCAAGATTTGGcgatgaatattaaaaaacag GCCGAAGACGAATCAAATGTACcgtggaaaaaatatttaaaagaagGCCTTGAGAACCTAGACAATCTTCAATCAGAGCACGACTTCAAACAACCGCCTCTGGAATCAGATAAATTATATATGGCCATTGGGGACCGGGATGTAATCGAAGTCGCACATCCGGCCGCTCCACAAGACACTGCGAACAAAAG GATGATTGGATGCCCTCGCATGCACTTGGCATCAATTGCTTCCGGTAGACTGATATCCCGAGACGATCAATTGAGGCAGAAATTCGCATCAAGATTCGGATGTCTCGCATTTGATGGGGAAATGGATGCCGTCGTTGAAAGTATTCTCGGAAATTGCAGAGATAGCTTCGCTGTGGTAAGGGGAATTTGTGATTACAAAGATGGTTCTCGGGGCAAAGAATGGCAACCCTATGCTGCGCTTGCCGCTGCTAGTGTTGTCAAGTCGATTATTTGTTCGATGGACCCGCCGACTAAtgtttaa
- the LOC123264717 gene encoding uncharacterized protein LOC123264717 isoform X3, translating into MAERRTEHIVMTPKSKTAKSTTLIIERQALDHPENTNNQQDVHIAGGDHKGIVINKHAVAVSNGINDPAHVCLEFRVFLVSAQTKKHTQESRTLQFWFINSLSEAEHPSVAQEFFRELVSPQEFPRDYVGFIKKIMKLMQHKYSSIKKLEVELKQLEEPITLPTRPLSADETIMGQSVELTSEKVLELIESAYPNPVTVIDIAKQYNWEPNEVEAIMNELQTKGLVKAMEHGAFTRVAHEDTQIKVVKQMPKMASAKQPTIAIITAQYCEKLAVDSMIENKETFVRYTTVGTASSPDSPDGVPRVICRFGESNVYTLGNIGDHRIVCTKLPRVGHEREAMTAAGNTTTRLLGTFQKVDYVFLVGVGGGVPHYTDYNKHVRLGDVVVSYPTPMTKKYVYIYCEGAKHNEEDGSYHFDTKEYCPVNLGLQDLAMNIKKQAEDESNVPWKKYLKEGLENLDNLQSEHDFKQPPLESDKLYMAIGDRDVIEVAHPAAPQDTANKRMIGCPRMHLASIASGRLISRDDQLRQKFASRFGCLAFDGEMDAVVESILGNCRDSFAVVRGICDYKDGSRGKEWQPYAALAAASVVKSIICSMDPPTNV; encoded by the exons ATGGCTGAAAGAAGAACTG AGCACATTGTGATGACGCCTAAGTCTAAGACGGCTAAATCTACCAcattaattattgaacgtCAGGCACTGGATCATCCGGAGAATACTAACAATCAGCAAGATGTTCATATCGCTGGTGGTGACCACAAAGGAATAGTCATCAATAAACACGCAGTTGCTG TTTCAAATGGAATCAACGATCCAGCACATGTTTGTCTTGAGTTTCGGGTATTTTTAGTTAGCGCGCAAACTAAAAAACATACGCAAGAATCTCGTACTCTAcaattttggtttattaatTCTTTATCTGAAGCGGAACATCCAAGTGTTGCTCAAGAGTTTTTTCGGGAACTTGTTAGTCCCCAAGAATTTCCtagag attacGTGggcttcataaaaaaaataatgaaattaatgcAGCACAAATACTCGAGCATAAAAAAGCTCGAAGTCGAACTGAAACAACTGGAAGAACCAATTACATTACCAACCAGGCCGT tgtcGGCCGATGAGACAATAATGGGCCAGTCTGTTGAGTTGACATCTGAGAAAGTCTTGGAATTAATTGAATCAGCCTATCCAAATCCTGTAACTGTAATTGATATTGCTaa acaaTACAATTGGGAACCAAATGAAGTTGAAGCGATAATGAACGAACTACAAACTAAAGGATTAGTAAAAGCAATGGAACATGGAGCGTTTACCCGAGTGGCTCATGAAGATACGCAAATAAAGGTTGTTAAACAAATGCCAAAAATGGCCAGCGCTAAACAACCAACAATAGCAATTATCACCGCTCAGTACTGTGAAAAACTTGCGGTAGATTCGATGATTGAAAACAAGGAAACTTTTGTTCGTTATACTACTGTTg GTACTGCAAGTTCTCCAGATTCTCCTGACGGTGTACCTCGAGTAATTTGCCGATTTG gaGAGTCAAATGTTTATACGCTGGGTAATATTGGAGATCATCGGATAGTCTGCACAAAATTACCACGAGTTGGTCATGAGAGAGAAGCTATGACTGCTGCGGGAAATACAACGACGCGGTTATtag gaACATTCCAAAAAGTCGATTACGTCTTTTTGGTGGGAGTCGGTGGTGGAGTACCTCATTACACCGATTACAATAAGCACGTGCGCTTAGGAGACGTTGTTGTATCTTACCCAACACCAATGACTAAAAAATACGTGTATATTTACTGCGAAGGTGCGAAACACAATGAAGAAGACGGTAGTTATCATTTTGATACCAAAGAGTACTGTCCTGTTAATTTGGGGCTTCAAGATTTGGcgatgaatattaaaaaacag GCCGAAGACGAATCAAATGTACcgtggaaaaaatatttaaaagaagGCCTTGAGAACCTAGACAATCTTCAATCAGAGCACGACTTCAAACAACCGCCTCTGGAATCAGATAAATTATATATGGCCATTGGGGACCGGGATGTAATCGAAGTCGCACATCCGGCCGCTCCACAAGACACTGCGAACAAAAG GATGATTGGATGCCCTCGCATGCACTTGGCATCAATTGCTTCCGGTAGACTGATATCCCGAGACGATCAATTGAGGCAGAAATTCGCATCAAGATTCGGATGTCTCGCATTTGATGGGGAAATGGATGCCGTCGTTGAAAGTATTCTCGGAAATTGCAGAGATAGCTTCGCTGTGGTAAGGGGAATTTGTGATTACAAAGATGGTTCTCGGGGCAAAGAATGGCAACCCTATGCTGCGCTTGCCGCTGCTAGTGTTGTCAAGTCGATTATTTGTTCGATGGACCCGCCGACTAAtgtttaa
- the LOC123264717 gene encoding uncharacterized protein LOC123264717 isoform X1: protein MAERRTEHIVMTPKSKTAKSTTLIIERQALDHPENTNNQQDVHIAGGDHKGIVINKHAVAVSNGINDPAHVCLEFRVFLVSAQTKKHTQESRTLQFWFINSLSEAEHPSVAQEFFRELVSPQEFPRDYVGFIKKIMKLMQHKYSSIKKLEVELKQLEEPITLPTRPSQTGYSLFTLPRSKKSVRIAVSADETIMGQSVELTSEKVLELIESAYPNPVTVIDIAKQYNWEPNEVEAIMNELQTKGLVKAMEHGAFTRVAHEDTQIKVVKQMPKMASAKQPTIAIITAQYCEKLAVDSMIENKETFVRYTTVGTASSPDSPDGVPRVICRFGESNVYTLGNIGDHRIVCTKLPRVGHEREAMTAAGNTTTRLLGTFQKVDYVFLVGVGGGVPHYTDYNKHVRLGDVVVSYPTPMTKKYVYIYCEGAKHNEEDGSYHFDTKEYCPVNLGLQDLAMNIKKQAEDESNVPWKKYLKEGLENLDNLQSEHDFKQPPLESDKLYMAIGDRDVIEVAHPAAPQDTANKRMIGCPRMHLASIASGRLISRDDQLRQKFASRFGCLAFDGEMDAVVESILGNCRDSFAVVRGICDYKDGSRGKEWQPYAALAAASVVKSIICSMDPPTNV from the exons ATGGCTGAAAGAAGAACTG AGCACATTGTGATGACGCCTAAGTCTAAGACGGCTAAATCTACCAcattaattattgaacgtCAGGCACTGGATCATCCGGAGAATACTAACAATCAGCAAGATGTTCATATCGCTGGTGGTGACCACAAAGGAATAGTCATCAATAAACACGCAGTTGCTG TTTCAAATGGAATCAACGATCCAGCACATGTTTGTCTTGAGTTTCGGGTATTTTTAGTTAGCGCGCAAACTAAAAAACATACGCAAGAATCTCGTACTCTAcaattttggtttattaatTCTTTATCTGAAGCGGAACATCCAAGTGTTGCTCAAGAGTTTTTTCGGGAACTTGTTAGTCCCCAAGAATTTCCtagag attacGTGggcttcataaaaaaaataatgaaattaatgcAGCACAAATACTCGAGCATAAAAAAGCTCGAAGTCGAACTGAAACAACTGGAAGAACCAATTACATTACCAACCAGGCCGT CTCAAACTGGCTACTCTCTGTTCACACTTCCTCGGTCTAAGAAAAGTGTGCGGATAGCAG tgtcGGCCGATGAGACAATAATGGGCCAGTCTGTTGAGTTGACATCTGAGAAAGTCTTGGAATTAATTGAATCAGCCTATCCAAATCCTGTAACTGTAATTGATATTGCTaa acaaTACAATTGGGAACCAAATGAAGTTGAAGCGATAATGAACGAACTACAAACTAAAGGATTAGTAAAAGCAATGGAACATGGAGCGTTTACCCGAGTGGCTCATGAAGATACGCAAATAAAGGTTGTTAAACAAATGCCAAAAATGGCCAGCGCTAAACAACCAACAATAGCAATTATCACCGCTCAGTACTGTGAAAAACTTGCGGTAGATTCGATGATTGAAAACAAGGAAACTTTTGTTCGTTATACTACTGTTg GTACTGCAAGTTCTCCAGATTCTCCTGACGGTGTACCTCGAGTAATTTGCCGATTTG gaGAGTCAAATGTTTATACGCTGGGTAATATTGGAGATCATCGGATAGTCTGCACAAAATTACCACGAGTTGGTCATGAGAGAGAAGCTATGACTGCTGCGGGAAATACAACGACGCGGTTATtag gaACATTCCAAAAAGTCGATTACGTCTTTTTGGTGGGAGTCGGTGGTGGAGTACCTCATTACACCGATTACAATAAGCACGTGCGCTTAGGAGACGTTGTTGTATCTTACCCAACACCAATGACTAAAAAATACGTGTATATTTACTGCGAAGGTGCGAAACACAATGAAGAAGACGGTAGTTATCATTTTGATACCAAAGAGTACTGTCCTGTTAATTTGGGGCTTCAAGATTTGGcgatgaatattaaaaaacag GCCGAAGACGAATCAAATGTACcgtggaaaaaatatttaaaagaagGCCTTGAGAACCTAGACAATCTTCAATCAGAGCACGACTTCAAACAACCGCCTCTGGAATCAGATAAATTATATATGGCCATTGGGGACCGGGATGTAATCGAAGTCGCACATCCGGCCGCTCCACAAGACACTGCGAACAAAAG GATGATTGGATGCCCTCGCATGCACTTGGCATCAATTGCTTCCGGTAGACTGATATCCCGAGACGATCAATTGAGGCAGAAATTCGCATCAAGATTCGGATGTCTCGCATTTGATGGGGAAATGGATGCCGTCGTTGAAAGTATTCTCGGAAATTGCAGAGATAGCTTCGCTGTGGTAAGGGGAATTTGTGATTACAAAGATGGTTCTCGGGGCAAAGAATGGCAACCCTATGCTGCGCTTGCCGCTGCTAGTGTTGTCAAGTCGATTATTTGTTCGATGGACCCGCCGACTAAtgtttaa